The nucleotide sequence TTCCTGACCCTATCTCTACAAGCTTTATTTTTTGACCTTTAAAGTAGTTTAGATAGATTTCGTTAAACTGTTTTGATAGAAGCTGACCAAATACAGGGTCAAGCTCAGAGCTTGTAAAAAAGTCTCCGTATCCACCGATTTTTTCTTTATCAGAAGTATAGTAGCCAAGGGAAGGATAGTATAATGCATAATCCATAAAATCTTTAAAACTAATCCCTCCCCTCTTTTTTATATCGTTAAGTATTATTTCTATCAGCTCTTTTTTTCCTGATAATTTCATTAAGCAGTCTGGTCGTGGTAGTTAGGACCTAATTTAGGCATATTAAAGTCCCAGAGTTTTTCTCTTGTTTTATCATACTCAGGCCAGAGTTTTTGGTCTTCTCTCCACTGGGAATGTTGGTCAAACTTTTCGTCTCTCCTTCTTGATGCAAATTCGTTTGCTATTTGTGTAAGCATATCTTTATCTAAAACCCAATTTCTTCTTGTGTAAGAAGAAAGATCGTATATATCTGTCATTATTATGCAGTCCGTAGGGCAAGCTTGAGTACAAAGACCACAGAATGTACATTTAGATAAATCCATATTAAATACTGTCATAACTTTTAATCCATAGTGTGGATGGTCTTCTGGCACGTCTAACTTTTCTGATTGAATATCAAAAAGCTCTGGAACTGGGCAGGCTGCTTGGCAGAACTTACAAGCTATACACCTTGTTTCTCCAGGTTCTGGTGGCTTTATTTTAAGTCTTTTTACCCAAGAATCAAACTCTGGATTTTCAGTCCCATCTACCGTCCTAAGTCCATGCACACCTCTAAACCTTGGTGGAGGAGTAACTACTTCATAAGGAAAGTCAACAGTTATAACTTTCTTCCACAGATGTTTTATAGTGGTTTTTAATCCTTTTATAAAGTCAAGGAAAAATATTTTTTCAACTAATGTTTGAGGTTTTGCACCTACTTTTTTTACACCCATTTTATGCCTCCTTTAAAGAAGATTGAACCTTTTTAAAACAGTAGCAACTTTTGGGTCTTCTTTAGCAAGTTCTCTCAAAGCTTTTATTAAATCAGATAGCTTACCTTCTTTTTCTATTTCTTGAACAACTTCTTGTTTTAAAGCTTTAAGGTATGTTCTTCTATCCCATAATGCAAAGCCTATGGTAGTAGCTGTTAAAGTTGTAAAAATACCTGTAATTATCCATAAAAATGTGTAAAGCTGGTCTATTTTCTTGTCTATTTGGTCTATTCTTTTGTTCATATCTTCCATTCTTTTTTCAAGACCATCCACTCTACCTTTTAACTCAGATACTTGCATGCTAAGATTTATAAGAAGCTCCCTGTCTTTTTCTGTAAAACTATCAGCCTTTGCGTAAAACGACAAACCTATAATTAAGATAAAAATAGCTTTTAAAATCTTCATTATCTATCAGTCTCTCCAACTACTGGGTCTATGGTTGAAAGTAAAGTAATTGCGTCAGCTATAGGTCTTCCTATAATAGCTTTTGTAAAGACTTGTAGGTTGTAGAATGCTCCAGAACGTATTCTCATTCTGTGGGCTTTTAAACCGTCTTTTTTGTTGTAAATGTAAAATCCAAGCTCTCCTCTTGGGTTGTCTGAAGACGCGTACACTTCACCTGCTGGAAGCTTCATACCTCTACCGTCTATAGTTACTTTTAATTTTTTCTCATCTGGAGTTTGGAAGAAGTAAGGGTCGTTTTTAGACATTTTTCTTAATTTTGCTACACACTGCTGGATTATCCTTATACTTTGTCTCATCTCTTCCATTCTTACAAGGTATCTGTCATAAGAGTCTCCAGTTTCTCCAACAGGAATATCAAACTCTACTTCTCCATAAGCATCGTATTTATCTATTTTTCTAATATCGTAAGGGACTCCTGAACCTCTTGCAACAGCTCCTGTTAAGCCATAATCGTAAACATCTTCTTCTGTAATGATACAAACGTCTTTATTCCTTGAAAGCCATATTCTGTTTCTTGTTAAAAGTGTTTCGTAATCGTTTATTCTCTCTGGAAGATCTTTTATAATATGCTCTATAGCATCTAACGCACCGTAAGGTAGGTCTGCAAAGACACCGCCTATTCTAAAGTAGTTTATAGTAAATCTTGCTCCAGATATACCTTCAATAATGTCCATAATTTTTTCTCTTTCTCTAAATGTATATAAGAACATTGTTAGAGCACCAAGATCTAAGGCATAAGTTCCAAGCCATAGAAGGTGGCTGTTAATCCTTGATAGCTCAGCCATCATAGTTCTAATCCACTTTGCTTTTTCTGGAATTTCAATACCAAGGAGCTTCTCTGCTGCTAAAACGTATGCGTGATTTTCGTTTATCGCAGCAATGTAGTCCATTCTGTCAGTATATGGTATAAACTGTTGCCAGTTAACATTTTCTCCTAATTTTTCTACTCCTCTGTGGAGCTGTCCTATGATAATATCACACTGTTTTACATACTCTCCATCAAGGTCAAATAAAAACCATATTGTTCCGTGTGTTCCTGGGTGTAATGGTCCCCAGTTTAACACTATCTGAGAGGTTTTAACAGGCATTCTTTTCTTTTGAGTTATTTCAAGGTCTTCCATTGTTGGAATGGCGGTATGCATTCTGTCGTAGTTAAATAAACCTTCTAATGAGTCTCCTCTAAGTGTTTCGTTTAAAGAAGGAAGATATGTATCTTTTATTCCTTCGAGAGGAAAGTCTTTCCTTAAAGGATGGTATGGGTATGTTTCCCAAAGGAGCATTCTAACTAAATTTTCGTGTCCTTCAAACTTTATACCAAACATATCCCAAGCTTCTCTTTCAGCCCACTTTGCACCTTTCCAGAGATTGGTAAGTGTAGGGAGCGTTTCGTCTAATGCCCACGTTTTTACTATTATTCTGTACTGGTAAGTAGGAGAAAACAGTATAACTACTCCTTGGAATCTTGGGTCTTCCTTTTCACCGTGGTCTATTATTGTAAGGTCTAAAAACATTCTAAAATCGTATTCTTTATCTTCTTTTAAGAACTTTAAAAATTCTATAAATTTATCTTTTGGAACTTCAACAGATACAACCCCACTTTTATCTTGTGATACTTTCGGATATCCAAATCTTTCTTCTAACCTTTTTGCCTTCTCAACACTTATCCAAGACATCCTTCCTTCCTCAAAAATTTTTTAATAAAACATTGTTATAAAATATTAACCTTTTTTTTAAATAAATTCAAGTATTACAATCTCTTGATTATCTCTTCTGTCATTTCTGCAGTATTTACTTTTTTAGTTCCAGGAGACCATATATCTGCTGTTCTATAGCCATCTTCTAATACTTTTTCTACAGATCTTTCAATATCCCTTGCAGCTTCTGGAAGTTTACAGGTTATTTCAAGCATCATAGCAGCTGATAAAATAGTTGCTATGGGGTTTGCTATACCTTTTCCTGCTATATCAGGTGCAGAGCCGTGTATTGGTTCATAAAAAGCATATCTTTCTCCAATGCTTGCAGATGGTAGCATTCCAAGGCTTCCTGTTAACGCTCCTGCTTCATCTGATATTATATCTCCAAATATGTTACCTGTAACGATAACGTCAAAATCTTTTGGTCTTCTTATAAGTTGCATTGCACAGTTATCAACGTACATATGTTCAAGCTCAACATCTGCATAATCTGCGTGGACTTCGTTTACAACCTCTCTCCAAAGACCGCTAACTTCTAACACGTTTGCCTTATCTACGCTTGTGACTTTCTTTCTTCTGTTTCTTGCCATTTCAAATGCAACCTTCGCTATTCTTTTTATCTCGTGTTCATAGTAAATCATAGTGTTGTATCCAACTCTTTCACCGTTTCTTATTTCTCTACCTCTTGGTTCCCCAAAGTACACGTCTCCTGTTAATTCTCTTAAAACTACTAAGTCAACGCCTTTTATAACCTCTTCTTTAAGTGGTGAAGAGCTAAGTAGTGGTGTATAAGCCTTTGCAGGTCTTATGTTTGCAAAAAGTTCTAACTCTTTTCTTATTCTGAGTAATCCTTTTTCTGGTCTTTTGTCTGTAGGTAAGTTGTCCCACTTTTCTCCACCTACAGCTCCAAATAAAACAGCATCACTTTCTTTACATATCTTTAAAGTTTCTGGTGGAAGCGGGTCTCCAGTCTCATCTATAGCAGCTCCACCTACAAGTCCGTGTTTGTACTCAAATGTAATACCGTATTTTTTTGATATTACGTCTAACACTTTTAAAGCTGAATCAATAATTTCTGGACCTATTCCATCTCCAGGTAAAACCGCGATTTTAAAATGCTTTTTCATCTTAAACTCCTCCAGTATTTAATTTTAAACTTATATCAAGCCATTTTGCAGAGTGGATAACAGACCCTGTTGATATAAAGTCTGGATTAGATAAAGCATACTGTCTTATATTTTCAAGGGTTATGTTTCCTGACACTTCCACTAACTTTTTTCCATCAATTATCTTTACAGCTTCTTTAACTTCTTCAGGGCTCATATTATCAAGCATTATAATATCAGCTTCCGTTTCCAGAGCCTCATAGAGCTGGTCAAAATTTGCCACTTCTACTTCAACCTTTACCATTGGTGATATTTTATTTTTAACCTGTCTTACAGCTTCTTTTATACTTCCTACTAAAGTAATGTGATTATCTTTTAACATCACCATATCGTAAAGGGCAAACCTGTGGTTTTCTCCACCTCCCACTTTTACAGCATACTTTTCAAAAGCTCTAAATCCGGGCGTTGTTTTTCTCGTATCAAGAAGTTTTGTTTTAGTCCCTTCAAGCTCTTTTACAAAAAGATTCGTTAAAGTAGCAATTCCTGATAGTCTTTGAAGAATGTTTAAAGCTAATCTTTCTCCTTTTAGAATGCTTTTACAGTTTCCATAGACTAATCCTATAATCTCTCCTATTTCTACGTAATCTCCTTCCTTTTTGAAACTTTGAAAGTTTGCATCACCAAATGTATTAAAAACTTCTTTTACAAAAACAGTTCCTGCGATCACTCCTGACTGCTTTGCAACAAAGACACCTTCAACATTTTTATCTATATCAAGACTGTCTGTTGTTAAGTCTCTGTATCCTATATCTTCCTCTAAAAATTCTAAAATCTTTTTTCTTACAAATATACTATCTAACATTTTTCACCTAAAAAGGTTTTACTATCACAAGAATAACGATTAAAATAAGTATGATTGTAGGAATTTCGTTGTACATTCTGAAAAACTTCCCTGACTTGGTGCATTGGTCTTTTAAAAATTTTCTTCTAACATACTCGTTATGGAAAAAGAAGGCAGTAAGAAGAATTACCAAAACTATTTTTGCGTGAAGCCAGCCACCAGTTGTAAGTAAAGAAGGGTTTAAAGCTATCATTCCAAGACCAGAAACAACCGTTAAAACAAAAGCTGGAATGCCGATAACATAAAAAAGCTTTTTCTCCATTACTTTCACAACCTGAACAAACCCTTGATTGTCTCTATTTTCGGCATGATAGACAAAAAGTCTTGGGAGATAGAACAAAACAGCCATCCAAGACACCATAAATATAATGTGAATAACCTTTAGCCAAATATACACAATAAAACCTCTAAAATGTTTAATTAAAATATTTTACTACACATACCGATAAAGTATACATGAGAGTTTTACTTGTTGAAGATGACTTAATATTGGGAGAAAGTTTAAAAGAGTACTTGGAAGAAAATGAGATAGAAGTAGTCTGGATAAACGACGGTAGGGATTTAGACCAAGCTTTGCAGTTAAACGAGTATGACGTTATTGTATTAGATTTAATTTTAAAATTTGAAAAAGGAGAAAACTTACTACACTATTTAAGAAATAAAGGAATCAAAACGCCAGTTCTTATAATAACTGCAAAAAATAAAATAGAAGACAAAGAAGTTTGCTTTAATTTAGGAGCTGACGATTACTTAACAAAACCATTTAATCCAAAAGAGCTCCTGCTTAGAATAAAAGCGTTAAGTAAAAGAGTCCATGTATCAGATAGATACAAGATAAAAAATCTAGAGATAGATTTAGAAAATCAGATAATTATAAAAGATGGCAAAGAAGTAAAGCTTTCAAAAACCGCTTGGAATCTTCTTACACTGCTGTTAAAAAGGAAAGGTCAGATAGTATCTACAGAAACTATACTTAACTACGTTTGGGCTGACAAGGCGGTTGGAGATGAAGTTGTAAGGCAGTATATAAAGGAGCTGAGAAAAGTACTCCCTCCAGAATCAATCGAAACACATAAAGGTATAGGCTACAGATTAAAAGATGAAGTTTGAACTAAAGATTTTTTTAGCTATAATGCTTATTTTTATAGTAAGTCTTTCAATTATAAATTTTGTAAACCTGTACATTATAAACCAACTTATTTCAGATTACTTAAGCTTACAATCAAAAGTTTATCCTGATTTTTATGAAAAGATAAAAATGGAAGACATTCTTCAAAAAAAAGAAAAATACGCTACTGTTATTTTTTTATGGGAAGCTTTTTTAGTAATGGGAACTTCTTTTGTTATTTATCTAGTAATGGATAGATACATAAAAAAAGAACAAAGATATAAATCTTTTTTACAACTGATGATTTTAGCTGTATCTCATAAGTTTGGAAACAGTTTAGCAAGTATTTTAACGAATTTAGAAATGTTAAAAAGTAAAGTAAGTTCAAAACAGCTTGACAGAATTGAAAAGGTAGTTTTAGACCTGTCTAAAGATGTAAAAATCTTATCAGATACATTTAAAAAGTTAGAGTTTGAAGACAGGACTTATCAGAATATTGATATAAAAAAAGTAGTGTTAGAATCTTTAAAAAGTTTTGAAATAGGAGAAAAGAAGGTAATAATTGATTTAAAACCAATTAAAAAGTACGCAAACAAAACGGATGTAGATTTAATAATTTACAACATTTTAGAGAATGCCTTTAAGTACTCAGATACTTACATACACATAAAAACAGTAAAAAAATATTTGGTTGTTAGAAATGACACGAAAGACAAAGTAGAAGGAGGAACAGGAATAGGGCTTTTAATAATAGAAAACCTATGTAAGCTTAACCAGATAAAGTTTTGTAAAAGAGTTAGAAAAAAAACTTTTACTATTTTTCTTGATTTTTCCTGATTATTTTTGCTTCCCCAGAAGCTATCTTATCAATAGCAATCACTGTCTTTTTTAAAGGTATGCCTTCTTCTGTTACGTAGGTTTCAGCTCCTGTTTCATATAACTCTATTGCTAACTTAGATGCAGCGTGAACAAGTTCGTATCTGCTTTTAACTTTTTTTAAAGCTTGCTCAATTAAAGGTCTTTGATTCAAAACTGATACCTCCAAGTTTTTAGGTAATTTAATATTATAACATATCAATTCAAATCATTAAAGCTCTTAAACTTTCGTCTTTGATGTTATCTAAATCAAATCTGCTTACTTTACATCTTTCTGCGGTTATAATACATTTTATCTGGTCTTTTGCTTGAATAAGATTATCGTTTACAACTACATAATCATACTCTTTCCAAAATGGTATTTCCTTTTTAGCTGTATTTAGGCGTTTTTCTATCTCTTGGTCTGATTCTCCCCTTAATTTCATTCTATTGACTAACTCTTCTAAAGAAGGTGGGAGTATAAAGATTGTTATAACTTCAGGATATACCTGTTTCATTTGCTTCATTCCTTGAACATCTATAACTAAAACAACGTCATAACCTTTTTCAAGAAGCTGGAAAACATCTTTTTTAGGTGTGCCGTAATAATTTCCATGGACTAAAGCGTACTCTAAAAAAGCATTTTCTTTAATTAGTCTTTCAAATTCTTCCTTTTTGACAAATACGTAGTCTACCCCATCTATCTCATTTTTTCTCTTCTGCCTTGATGTGTAGGTTACAACCCTTCTTAAAAACGGCAACTCCTCCAGCAGAAGGTTTATTATGGTAGTCTTACCTCCTCCTGCTGGTGATGATACTATATATAAATTTCCTTTCATCTTACTCCTATATTCATAACAAGAATAGATGTCAGTATGTTAGATATTTCCCAAAATACAGTTGGATATATACCGATAACTAAAACCATTATAGCTAAAAATCCAACAGTAAATTTCTCAACAGGATTTAAGTTAAACTTACCTTCTTTAACAGGTTCATACATATACATATAAGAAACGACCCTTAAGTAATATCCAGCTGATACTATACTTGTAATTACAAGAACAACCGCAAGCCACCAAACATTACTTGATATAAGAGCCATAAATACACCAAACTTACCCATAAATCCAACTGTCGGTGGTATTCCCAGCATTGAGAACATGTATATAAGCATATAAAGAGCCATTATAGGATGTTTCTTAGCTAAACCTTTAAAGTCATCTAAATCGTTTGTCCAGTTGCCGTTTTTCTCAAATGCTGATAATAATATAAACCCACCTAAAGCCATAAAGAGATAAACGAGAGAGTAGAAGATTAGAGCTGTAAATCCCATTCCATTAGGTGATGCTAAAGCTGCTAAAATGTATCCTGTATGGGCGATAGAAGAGTAAGCAAGCATTCTTTTAACATTTCTTTGTTTTAATGCAACGAAGTTTCCTACGACCATAGAAACTGCAGCCAGTACTGCCCATCCGTAAGACCATACAGAGTTAACAAGAGGAAACGCTTCAACCATTATTCTTAAAATAACTGCGTAAGTTGCTATTTTTGAAACACTCGCCATAAATGCGGTTATTGGAGTAGGAGCTGATTCGTAAGCATCAGGTGTCCAAAAATGGAAAGGTACTGCAGAAGCCTTTAAAGCAAGTCCTACTATAAGCAGTCCAAGTCCTGCTGTAGTAGCTAAATCTGCATTATCCTGAATTTGATTAAATACTCTTGCAAAATCAAAACTACCTGTTTTTCCGTATATAAGAGCTATTGCGTAGCTTATTATAGCTGTTCCAGCACCACCCATTATAAGGTATTTAAACGCACCTTCTTTTGATTTGTAATCTCTTCTCCACAAGCCAACTAAAATGTAAGTTGATACAGACATAAGCTCTAAACCTATGTAAAAGCTTACAAGGTTTGGAGAAGATACCATAATCATAGAACCAAGTAAAGAAAAGATAATAAGATAGTAATATTCACCATAGTATGTTTTTTTAGCTTCAACATAGGGTTGAAGATTTATGATAGCTAATATAGTGAATATTATCAAGAAAAACTTAAAAGCCAGTGAAAAGCTATCTACTATGTATAAGCCATAGAGTGTTATAGCTCCTTCACTTATAGTTAAGATAGAAAGAGCTCCAAGTGAGAGTCCTACAGCAGAGATTAAAGTTAATAGAGTTCTACTTTTAACGAATAATTCTAAAATAAATACGATTATAGCAGTTGTTAAAACTATAATTTCAGGAATTAATACTTGGAAGTTTGGAACACCTAATCCAGCTACAAGCTGTTGAACTATCGTCATTGCTTACCCTCCTACTATCTTATGAAGAACAAAAGCAGTTGTATTATTTATAAGTTCAATCCACCACTTTGGATATAGACCAATCACAAACATAAATACAACCAATGGTAAGAAAGACCAAAGCTCAGCTGTGTTTAAATCTTTTAATTTAGAATATTCTTTCTTTTCCTCTTCTGTTAACAACTCTTCTTCAAACATAGTCCTCTTATAAAGCCATAAAGTATAAGCAGCTCCAACAATAAGGCTTA is from Sulfurihydrogenibium subterraneum DSM 15120 and encodes:
- a CDS encoding NuoI/complex I 23 kDa subunit family protein, with product MGVKKVGAKPQTLVEKIFFLDFIKGLKTTIKHLWKKVITVDFPYEVVTPPPRFRGVHGLRTVDGTENPEFDSWVKRLKIKPPEPGETRCIACKFCQAACPVPELFDIQSEKLDVPEDHPHYGLKVMTVFNMDLSKCTFCGLCTQACPTDCIIMTDIYDLSSYTRRNWVLDKDMLTQIANEFASRRRDEKFDQHSQWREDQKLWPEYDKTREKLWDFNMPKLGPNYHDQTA
- a CDS encoding NADH-quinone oxidoreductase subunit D; the protein is MSWISVEKAKRLEERFGYPKVSQDKSGVVSVEVPKDKFIEFLKFLKEDKEYDFRMFLDLTIIDHGEKEDPRFQGVVILFSPTYQYRIIVKTWALDETLPTLTNLWKGAKWAEREAWDMFGIKFEGHENLVRMLLWETYPYHPLRKDFPLEGIKDTYLPSLNETLRGDSLEGLFNYDRMHTAIPTMEDLEITQKKRMPVKTSQIVLNWGPLHPGTHGTIWFLFDLDGEYVKQCDIIIGQLHRGVEKLGENVNWQQFIPYTDRMDYIAAINENHAYVLAAEKLLGIEIPEKAKWIRTMMAELSRINSHLLWLGTYALDLGALTMFLYTFREREKIMDIIEGISGARFTINYFRIGGVFADLPYGALDAIEHIIKDLPERINDYETLLTRNRIWLSRNKDVCIITEEDVYDYGLTGAVARGSGVPYDIRKIDKYDAYGEVEFDIPVGETGDSYDRYLVRMEEMRQSIRIIQQCVAKLRKMSKNDPYFFQTPDEKKLKVTIDGRGMKLPAGEVYASSDNPRGELGFYIYNKKDGLKAHRMRIRSGAFYNLQVFTKAIIGRPIADAITLLSTIDPVVGETDR
- the leuB gene encoding 3-isopropylmalate dehydrogenase; translation: MKKHFKIAVLPGDGIGPEIIDSALKVLDVISKKYGITFEYKHGLVGGAAIDETGDPLPPETLKICKESDAVLFGAVGGEKWDNLPTDKRPEKGLLRIRKELELFANIRPAKAYTPLLSSSPLKEEVIKGVDLVVLRELTGDVYFGEPRGREIRNGERVGYNTMIYYEHEIKRIAKVAFEMARNRRKKVTSVDKANVLEVSGLWREVVNEVHADYADVELEHMYVDNCAMQLIRRPKDFDVIVTGNIFGDIISDEAGALTGSLGMLPSASIGERYAFYEPIHGSAPDIAGKGIANPIATILSAAMMLEITCKLPEAARDIERSVEKVLEDGYRTADIWSPGTKKVNTAEMTEEIIKRL
- the nadC gene encoding carboxylating nicotinate-nucleotide diphosphorylase encodes the protein MLDSIFVRKKILEFLEEDIGYRDLTTDSLDIDKNVEGVFVAKQSGVIAGTVFVKEVFNTFGDANFQSFKKEGDYVEIGEIIGLVYGNCKSILKGERLALNILQRLSGIATLTNLFVKELEGTKTKLLDTRKTTPGFRAFEKYAVKVGGGENHRFALYDMVMLKDNHITLVGSIKEAVRQVKNKISPMVKVEVEVANFDQLYEALETEADIIMLDNMSPEEVKEAVKIIDGKKLVEVSGNITLENIRQYALSNPDFISTGSVIHSAKWLDISLKLNTGGV
- the hemJ gene encoding protoporphyrinogen oxidase HemJ — encoded protein: MYIWLKVIHIIFMVSWMAVLFYLPRLFVYHAENRDNQGFVQVVKVMEKKLFYVIGIPAFVLTVVSGLGMIALNPSLLTTGGWLHAKIVLVILLTAFFFHNEYVRRKFLKDQCTKSGKFFRMYNEIPTIILILIVILVIVKPF
- a CDS encoding response regulator transcription factor, translated to MRVLLVEDDLILGESLKEYLEENEIEVVWINDGRDLDQALQLNEYDVIVLDLILKFEKGENLLHYLRNKGIKTPVLIITAKNKIEDKEVCFNLGADDYLTKPFNPKELLLRIKALSKRVHVSDRYKIKNLEIDLENQIIIKDGKEVKLSKTAWNLLTLLLKRKGQIVSTETILNYVWADKAVGDEVVRQYIKELRKVLPPESIETHKGIGYRLKDEV
- a CDS encoding sensor histidine kinase, producing the protein MKFELKIFLAIMLIFIVSLSIINFVNLYIINQLISDYLSLQSKVYPDFYEKIKMEDILQKKEKYATVIFLWEAFLVMGTSFVIYLVMDRYIKKEQRYKSFLQLMILAVSHKFGNSLASILTNLEMLKSKVSSKQLDRIEKVVLDLSKDVKILSDTFKKLEFEDRTYQNIDIKKVVLESLKSFEIGEKKVIIDLKPIKKYANKTDVDLIIYNILENAFKYSDTYIHIKTVKKYLVVRNDTKDKVEGGTGIGLLIIENLCKLNQIKFCKRVRKKTFTIFLDFS
- the rpoZ gene encoding DNA-directed RNA polymerase subunit omega, which gives rise to MNQRPLIEQALKKVKSRYELVHAASKLAIELYETGAETYVTEEGIPLKKTVIAIDKIASGEAKIIRKNQEK
- the gmk gene encoding guanylate kinase; translated protein: MKGNLYIVSSPAGGGKTTIINLLLEELPFLRRVVTYTSRQKRKNEIDGVDYVFVKKEEFERLIKENAFLEYALVHGNYYGTPKKDVFQLLEKGYDVVLVIDVQGMKQMKQVYPEVITIFILPPSLEELVNRMKLRGESDQEIEKRLNTAKKEIPFWKEYDYVVVNDNLIQAKDQIKCIITAERCKVSRFDLDNIKDESLRALMI
- a CDS encoding NADH-quinone oxidoreductase subunit N — encoded protein: MTIVQQLVAGLGVPNFQVLIPEIIVLTTAIIVFILELFVKSRTLLTLISAVGLSLGALSILTISEGAITLYGLYIVDSFSLAFKFFLIIFTILAIINLQPYVEAKKTYYGEYYYLIIFSLLGSMIMVSSPNLVSFYIGLELMSVSTYILVGLWRRDYKSKEGAFKYLIMGGAGTAIISYAIALIYGKTGSFDFARVFNQIQDNADLATTAGLGLLIVGLALKASAVPFHFWTPDAYESAPTPITAFMASVSKIATYAVILRIMVEAFPLVNSVWSYGWAVLAAVSMVVGNFVALKQRNVKRMLAYSSIAHTGYILAALASPNGMGFTALIFYSLVYLFMALGGFILLSAFEKNGNWTNDLDDFKGLAKKHPIMALYMLIYMFSMLGIPPTVGFMGKFGVFMALISSNVWWLAVVLVITSIVSAGYYLRVVSYMYMYEPVKEGKFNLNPVEKFTVGFLAIMVLVIGIYPTVFWEISNILTSILVMNIGVR